The following coding sequences are from one Musa acuminata AAA Group cultivar baxijiao chromosome BXJ2-4, Cavendish_Baxijiao_AAA, whole genome shotgun sequence window:
- the LOC135610746 gene encoding E3 ubiquitin-protein ligase BIG BROTHER-like isoform X2, which produces MTMEHQIVEKQDVTIHRLHTTVPNVSEEISEEFLLDFDDLAVQEIVYQSFQKNPHEHQCHASVSESRSNHEIGQSSHGGSSSVTTDILLQFTSDEAIAQQYEILDNLPADASFSALNQSEAENISESSTMNGGSSSADSPGQDTRQDSIDPDQMSYEQLQSLEEEVGNESRGLSDELISYLRDLKHKCGFFSKGKNEECVICKTNYRREWLITLPCKHCYHSHCIIRWLEVNKACPICKEEVFG; this is translated from the exons ATGACGATGGAACATCAGATTGTTGAGAAGCAGGATGTGACAATTCACCGTCTACACACTACGGTACCAAATGTCTCAGAAGAGATCTCTGAAGAATTTCTCCTGGATTTTGATGATCTTGCAGTTCAG GAAATCGTTTATCAGTCATTCCAGAAAAATCCTCATGAACATCAATGCCATGCTTCGGTTAGTGAATCTAGATCCAATCATGAGATTGGCCAGAGCAGTCATGGTGGCAGCAGTTCAGTGACCACTGATATCCTATTACAATTCACGTCTGATGAAGCTATAGCTCAGCAGTATGAAATACTGGATAATTTGCCTGCCGATGCATCTTTCAGCGCATTAAATCAGTCAGAAGCTG AAAACATTTCAGAGTCTTCCACCATGAATGGTGGATCTTCTTCTGCCGACTCTCCTGGACAG GACACAAGGCAAGACAGCATTGACCCAGATCAAATGTCTTATGAG CAATTGCAATCACTAGAGGAAGAAGTGGGTAATGAAAGCAGAGGGTTGTCAGACGAGCTTATATCTTACCTGCGAGATCTAAAGCACAAATGCGGGTTCTTCTCAAAAGGCAAAAATGAGGA ATGTGTCATTTGTAAAACGAATTATAGGAGAGAATGGTTGATTACGTTGCCTTGTAAACATTGTTATCATTCACACTGTATCATTCGTTGGTTGGAGGTCAATAAG GCATGTCCCATATGCAAAGAGGAGGTATTCGGATAA
- the LOC135610746 gene encoding E3 ubiquitin ligase BIG BROTHER-related-like isoform X1, whose amino-acid sequence MTMEHQIVEKQDVTIHRLHTTVPNVSEEISEEFLLDFDDLAVQEIVYQSFQKNPHEHQCHASVSESRSNHEIGQSSHGGSSSVTTDILLQFTSDEAIAQQYEILDNLPADASFSALNQSEAAENISESSTMNGGSSSADSPGQDTRQDSIDPDQMSYEQLQSLEEEVGNESRGLSDELISYLRDLKHKCGFFSKGKNEECVICKTNYRREWLITLPCKHCYHSHCIIRWLEVNKACPICKEEVFG is encoded by the exons ATGACGATGGAACATCAGATTGTTGAGAAGCAGGATGTGACAATTCACCGTCTACACACTACGGTACCAAATGTCTCAGAAGAGATCTCTGAAGAATTTCTCCTGGATTTTGATGATCTTGCAGTTCAG GAAATCGTTTATCAGTCATTCCAGAAAAATCCTCATGAACATCAATGCCATGCTTCGGTTAGTGAATCTAGATCCAATCATGAGATTGGCCAGAGCAGTCATGGTGGCAGCAGTTCAGTGACCACTGATATCCTATTACAATTCACGTCTGATGAAGCTATAGCTCAGCAGTATGAAATACTGGATAATTTGCCTGCCGATGCATCTTTCAGCGCATTAAATCAGTCAGAAGCTG CAGAAAACATTTCAGAGTCTTCCACCATGAATGGTGGATCTTCTTCTGCCGACTCTCCTGGACAG GACACAAGGCAAGACAGCATTGACCCAGATCAAATGTCTTATGAG CAATTGCAATCACTAGAGGAAGAAGTGGGTAATGAAAGCAGAGGGTTGTCAGACGAGCTTATATCTTACCTGCGAGATCTAAAGCACAAATGCGGGTTCTTCTCAAAAGGCAAAAATGAGGA ATGTGTCATTTGTAAAACGAATTATAGGAGAGAATGGTTGATTACGTTGCCTTGTAAACATTGTTATCATTCACACTGTATCATTCGTTGGTTGGAGGTCAATAAG GCATGTCCCATATGCAAAGAGGAGGTATTCGGATAA
- the LOC135610747 gene encoding protein DWARF AND LOW-TILLERING-like yields the protein MLAGCSSTLLSPRHKLRIDASVQLQSCHFQLQDKHCHPQQKMGTQRLDLPCGFSSRKDPLRMALSVEKPPPAEARRSSCSFRRNPVTTSSMAAQTPSWGGIDEGHGRPWDRRRSLKRFHERGSCDDDRAKRTRTGGGVSGLVEVDGEVWFPRSTQEPPPVEEDKVFLVPNAASFPLPASTSHALIGGSAGPENDGLSPGEDPNDKSQSDSSTSSTAYASSPEPTKDSSGNVASNGSRMPSSSGVAGAAGGEGEGSSAEQQGLELLSLLTSCAESISSGNYEGMTFFLARLGETATPLGTPLHRVVAYYTEALALRVVKLRPHIFSIAPPKTLVHPTEDDDAVALRLLNCVTPVLKFLHFTMNERLLKAFEGRDRVHIIDLDIKQGLQWPSLLQSLASRPSPPSHLRITGVGESRQDLQDTGAALARLAESLNLPFEFHAVADRLEDVRLWMLHVKREECVAVNCVLTMHKALSDESGKAFMDLLGLIRSTRPEIVVMAEQEAKHNEPNWETRFSRSLSYYAAIFDSMDYALPRDSPARIKVEQVFAREIRNAVACEGGERTERHENFDRWRKLMEDGGFKCLAIGEREMLQSRMILRMYSCDKYAIDNQGEEGDGLTLRWSDQPLYTVSAWAPTDVAGSSSTSQPN from the coding sequence ATGTTGGCTGGGTGCTCGTCGACGCTGCTGTCGCCGAGGCACAAGTTGAGGATCGACGCTTCCGTGCAGTTGCAATCGTGCCATTTCCAGCTGCAGGACAAGCATTGCCATCCGCAGCAGAAGATGGGCACCCAGCGGCTCGACCTGCCCTGTGGCTTCTCCTCCCGGAAGGACCCCCTGCGGATGGCCCTGTCGGTTGAGAAGCCACCGCCGGCGGAGGCCCGGCGGAGCAGTTGCTCCTTTAGGCGCAACCCGGTGACAACTTCCTCCATGGCGGCACAAACGCCCTCGTGGGGAGGGATTGATGAAGGCCACGGCAGACCCTGGGATCGGAGGAGGAGCTTGAAGAGATTCCACGAGAGGGGTTCGTGCGACGACGACCGAGCCAAGAGGACGAGGACCGGTGGCGGAGTCTCGGGATTAGTTGAAGTTGACGGCGAGGTGTGGTTCCCTCGGTCCACCCAAGAGCCTCCGCCGGTGGAAGAGGACAAGGTGTTTCTTGTGCCCAACGCAGCAAGCTTTCCGCTTCCGGCCTCCACGAGCCATGCTTTGATAGGAGGATCCGCTGGTCCCGAGAATGATGGCCTGAGCCCAGGCGAAGATCCAAACGACAAGTCGCAGTCCGATTCAAGTACGTCGTCGACCGCATACGCTTCTTCTCCTGAGCCAACCAAGGATTCTTCAGGCAATGTGGCGTCGAACGGGTCCCGGATGCCTTCTTCTTCGGGCGTCGCTGGTGCAGCAGGAGGCGAAGGAGAGGGTAGCTCGGCGGAGCAGCAGGGCCTCGAACTCCTCAGCTTGCTCACGTCGTGTGCGGAGTCCATTAGCTCGGGAAACTACGAAGGCATGACCTTCTTCTTGGCCAGGCTAGGAGAGACGGCCACCCCACTGGGAACCCCTCTCCATCGAGTGGTCGCCTACTATACCGAGGCCTTGGCGCTCCGAGTCGTGAAGCTCCGCCCCCACATCTTCTCCATTGCTCCACCGAAGACCCTCGTCCACCCGACCGAGGACGACGACGCCGTAGCGCTGCGCCTCCTCAACTGTGTCACCCCAGTCCTGAAATTTCTCCACTTCACCATGAACGAGAGGCTGCTGAAGGCATTCGAGGGAAGAGACAGAGTGCACATCATAGACTTAGACATCAAGCAGGGCCTCCAGTGGCCTAGTTTACTCCAGAGCTTAGCTTCCAGGCCCAGTCCTCCGAGCCACCTCCGGATCACCGGCGTCGGCGAGTCGAGGCAGGACCTCCAGGACACAGGCGCCGCGCTCGCAAGGCTGGCAGAGTCACTCAACCTCCCTTTCGAGTTCCACGCAGTGGCGGACAGGTTGGAAGACGTGCGGCTGTGGATGCTTCATGTGAAGAGGGAGGAGTGCGTCGCGGTGAATTGTGTTCTGACGATGCACAAGGCACTCTCCGACGAGAGCGGCAAGGCCTTCATGGACTTGCTGGGCCTGATAAGAAGCACGCGCCCGGAGATCGTCGTCATGGCGGAACAAGAAGCGAAGCACAACGAGCCTAACTGGGAGACGAGGTTCTCCAGATCACTCAGCTACTACGCGGCCATCTTTGATTCCATGGACTACGCTCTGCCCAGGGACAGCCCGGCCAGGATCAAGGTCGAGCAGGTGTTTGCCAGAGAGATCAGAAACGCCGTTGCATGTGAAGGGGGCGAAAGAACCGAGCGTCACGAGAACTTCGATAGGTGGAGGAAGCTGATGGAGGACGGCGGGTTCAAATGCCTGGCAATCGGAGAAAGGGAGATGCTTCAGAGTCGTATGATACTGAGGATGTACTCCTGCGACAAGTACGCCATAGACAACCAAGGGGAAGAAGGTGATGGACTCACTCTCAGGTGGTCAGATCAGCCTCTGTACACAGTCTCTGCATGGGCTCCTACAGATGTTGCAGGCAGCTCCTCTACGTCTCAACCAAACTAG
- the LOC135610750 gene encoding heat stress transcription factor B-2c-like has translation MAPPPLPSAAAEKAAEQVPPDGQRSLPTPFLTKTYQLVDDPSVDDMISWNEDGSTFVVWRPAEFARDLLPKYFKHNNFSSFVRQLNTYGFRKIVPDRWEFANDCFRRGEKRLLCDIHRRKITQAAPAVAGPAAVSVPVNRAGSPANSGEEQVLSSNSSPGPPPSAAAGSSSSVELTEENERLRKENTRLSRELAQMKSLCSHISVLISKYADEGGGGRAAEAPPPPSTVLELMPARREEEEELEEEDEEEELQEAETETGMEVEGAVKAEEMTSARLFGVSIGGKRAREEDKAEDPTPEVKSEPSDPASDTKEDISPERHQRSWVVYCPRPVRRACHGAEGGVGDRDGSLT, from the exons ATGGCGCCTCCGCCCTTGCCTTCCGCCGCCGCCGAGAAGGCCGCCGAGCAGGTGCCGCCGGATGGACAGCGGTCGCTCCCGACGCCCTTCCTTACAAAGACGTACCAGCTCGTGGACGATCCGTCGGTGGACGACATGATATCGTGGAACGAGGACGGGTCGACTTTCGTGGTGTGGCGGCCCGCTGAGTTCGCCCGCGATCTCCTCCCCAAGTACTTCAAGCACAACAATTTCTCCAGCTTCGTCCGCCAGCTGAACACCTAT GGATTTCGGAAGATTGTGCCCGATCGGTGGGAGTTCGCCAACGATTGCTTCCGAAGAGGCGAAAAGCGCCTCCTTTGCGATATCCACCGCCGCAAGATAACCCAAGCCGCCCCGGCCGTGGCGGGGCCGGCCGCGGTGTCTGTTCCAGTAAATCGGGCAGGGTCACCGGCGAACTCGGGGGAGGAGCAGGTCCTCTCGTCGAACTCCTCTCCCGGGCCGCCTCCTTCCGCGGCCGCCGGATCCAGCAGCTCGGTGGAACTGACGGAGGAGAACGAGAGGCTGAGGAAGGAGAACACGCGGCTCTCCCGCGAGCTCGCCCAGATGAAGAGCTTGTGCAGTCACATCTCGGTCCTGATATCGAAGTACGCGGACGAGGGCGGCGGCGGGAGGGCGGCGGAGGCCCCGCCTCCGCCGTCGACAGTTCTGGAGCTTATGCCGGCGaggcgagaggaggaggaggagctggaggaggaagatgaggaggaggagctgcAGGAGGCGGAGACGGAAACGGGGATGGAGGTGGAAGGGGCTGTGAAGGCGGAGGAGATGACGAGCGCGCGGCTCTTCGGGGTGTCGATCGGAGGGAAGCGGGCGAGGGAGGAGGACAAGGCCGAGGATCCAACGCCGGAGGTGAAGTCAGAGCCGTCGGATCCGGCGTCGGACACGAAAGAGGACATCTCGCCGGAGCGCCATCAGCGGTCATGGGTGGTGTATTGCCCTCGGCCGGTGAGGAGGGCGTGCCATGGAGCCGAAGGGGGTGTTGGAGACCGGGACGGATCGCTCACGTGA